Proteins found in one Mycobacterium branderi genomic segment:
- a CDS encoding Clp protease N-terminal domain-containing protein, whose protein sequence is MFERFVPRARRAVALAGESARAWGHDHIGTAHLLAAVLRDEDSIAAETLAALGVASDDVRDRVDSALGRGQRTRRGYIPFTPNMKAVLENCVAQANRRDHYHVDIEHLLLALIEIEGTAGHLLLELGLQPERLRQLLSQRWAT, encoded by the coding sequence ATGTTCGAGCGATTTGTCCCTCGAGCGCGCCGGGCCGTCGCGTTGGCCGGGGAGTCCGCTCGCGCCTGGGGCCACGACCACATCGGCACTGCCCATCTGCTCGCGGCGGTGCTTCGCGACGAAGACAGCATCGCCGCCGAAACGCTGGCCGCACTGGGTGTGGCCTCCGACGACGTGCGGGACAGGGTCGACTCGGCATTGGGCCGCGGCCAGCGGACACGACGGGGCTACATCCCGTTCACGCCCAATATGAAAGCAGTTCTGGAAAACTGTGTTGCCCAAGCGAATCGGCGGGACCACTATCATGTCGACATCGAGCACCTTCTGCTTGCGCTGATCGAAATCGAAGGCACCGCAGGGCATTTGCTGCTGGAGCTGGGCTTGCAGCCGGAACGATTGCGCCAACTTCTGTCCCAGCGATGGGCCACCTGA
- a CDS encoding serine/threonine-protein kinase, giving the protein MVLSPGEVVAGYRIEKVLGSGGMGTVYLAANPVLPRKDALKVLSSELSRDPSFRARFIREADLAATLDHPNIVTVYTRGETEDGQLWIAMQYVAGSDAHNELDEGRMTVKRAVHITGEVAKALDYAHRRNLIHRDVKPANFLLAPDDERVLLADFGIARALDDSIGLTATGMVMATVAYAAPETLGTGHVDGRADIYALGCSLYRMLAGEAPFSSSGGMAAVMAAHLSQPPPRVTDRVRHLPPAIDAVIAKALAKDPDQRYQTARELALAAAEALEEPATRPVSRPAPPPEPPRTQWSGRPPQGPPPTGDVHTYPSGYFSGPQHAASGAPPAAPPAVHGQRHDLRPPSHPPEAARPPRSRRGWIIAAVAAVVLIATATIGALLFTGGSGHGYSPQSFDTVHGSVRIDAEPHAVAALTPGDGDAVLSLGVQPVALVAPSALPEWEKQMVTGTPTTPTRIDTAAIAAAKPDVIIGTGSIDDATYNALAAIAPTVTRPQNAGPGWSWQDQLTWIGRILGHDDKAKQLIEKARTQQDDLRGKHPAFDGKSIATVNVSDDGVTATLRPSSASNYLEGLGFRYIDTLKRTSSDPGDTRKTTGASLYDIFKADVLVVVRTDKLAGGGGYGGLPDQFTTYRGAMVIVDDPNVIAALNTGGYAATEYLNSHLVSLLAQQVH; this is encoded by the coding sequence ATGGTGCTAAGCCCGGGAGAGGTGGTCGCCGGTTACCGCATCGAGAAGGTGCTCGGCTCCGGCGGTATGGGCACGGTGTATCTGGCGGCGAACCCGGTGCTGCCGCGCAAGGACGCCCTCAAGGTGCTCAGCTCCGAGCTGTCGCGCGACCCGTCATTTCGCGCCCGGTTCATCCGAGAAGCCGACCTGGCCGCCACCCTGGACCACCCCAACATCGTCACCGTCTACACCCGCGGCGAGACCGAGGACGGCCAGCTGTGGATCGCTATGCAATACGTGGCCGGCAGCGACGCGCACAACGAGCTCGATGAAGGCCGCATGACCGTCAAACGCGCGGTCCACATCACCGGCGAGGTCGCCAAGGCGCTGGACTACGCGCACCGGCGCAACCTGATTCACCGCGACGTCAAACCGGCCAACTTTCTGCTGGCACCCGACGACGAGCGGGTGCTGCTGGCCGACTTCGGCATCGCCCGCGCACTCGACGACAGCATCGGGCTGACCGCAACCGGGATGGTGATGGCCACCGTCGCCTACGCCGCCCCCGAGACGCTGGGCACCGGCCACGTCGACGGGCGCGCCGACATCTACGCGCTGGGTTGCTCGCTGTACCGGATGCTCGCCGGTGAGGCGCCGTTCTCGTCATCCGGCGGGATGGCCGCGGTGATGGCCGCCCACCTATCCCAGCCGCCCCCCCGCGTCACCGACCGGGTCAGGCACCTGCCACCGGCCATCGACGCGGTGATCGCCAAGGCCCTGGCCAAAGACCCCGACCAGCGCTACCAGACAGCCCGCGAGTTGGCGCTCGCGGCCGCTGAAGCGCTCGAAGAGCCGGCCACCAGACCGGTGAGCCGGCCCGCGCCGCCGCCCGAACCGCCGCGCACCCAATGGTCGGGGCGGCCACCGCAGGGCCCCCCGCCGACCGGCGATGTGCACACCTATCCCAGCGGATACTTCAGCGGACCGCAGCACGCTGCAAGCGGGGCACCACCGGCCGCGCCGCCCGCCGTGCACGGCCAGCGGCACGACCTGCGCCCACCGTCGCACCCACCCGAGGCCGCGCGGCCGCCGCGGTCGCGGCGCGGGTGGATCATCGCCGCCGTCGCCGCGGTGGTGCTCATCGCCACCGCCACGATCGGCGCCCTGCTCTTCACCGGCGGTTCCGGCCACGGCTACTCGCCGCAATCGTTCGACACCGTGCACGGAAGCGTCCGCATCGACGCCGAGCCGCACGCGGTAGCCGCGCTCACGCCCGGCGACGGCGACGCGGTGCTCTCGCTGGGAGTGCAACCGGTGGCCCTGGTCGCCCCGAGCGCCCTGCCCGAATGGGAAAAGCAAATGGTCACCGGCACGCCGACGACGCCGACCAGGATCGACACCGCGGCGATCGCCGCCGCCAAGCCCGACGTCATCATCGGCACCGGCAGCATCGACGACGCCACCTACAACGCCCTGGCCGCGATCGCCCCCACCGTGACCCGGCCGCAGAATGCCGGCCCGGGATGGAGCTGGCAGGATCAGCTGACCTGGATCGGACGGATCCTGGGTCACGACGACAAAGCCAAGCAGCTCATCGAGAAGGCCCGCACCCAGCAAGACGACCTGCGCGGTAAGCACCCCGCGTTCGACGGCAAGAGCATCGCCACGGTCAACGTCAGCGACGACGGGGTCACCGCGACCCTGCGGCCCAGCAGCGCCAGCAATTACCTGGAGGGGCTGGGATTTCGCTACATCGACACGCTGAAGCGCACCTCCAGCGATCCCGGTGACACCCGCAAGACGACGGGCGCCAGCCTCTACGACATCTTCAAGGCCGATGTCCTGGTGGTGGTGCGCACCGACAAGCTCGCCGGCGGCGGCGGGTACGGCGGTCTGCCCGACCAGTTCACCACGTATCGCGGTGCGATGGTCATCGTCGACGATCCCAACGTGATCGCCGCGCTGAACACCGGCGGCTACGCCGCTACGGAATACCTGAACTCACATCTGGTCAGTCTGCTGGCCCAGCAGGTCCACTAG
- a CDS encoding LppX_LprAFG lipoprotein, producing the protein MTFRSRAGVIAVSAVVAVMLALTGCSTSGKNAGSGPATSANQSDAANIVKQAADAMRKVSGAHMNLTAQGDIPNLKVAEVDGDMSTKPKPVATGTAKVSLGKEGGDQTVKFVYVDDHFYSDLGEPGKYTDFGNGASIYNIGAVLDPDKGLANVLANMKDPKSAGNEQVNGIATTKITGTCSSSDIALLAGSPKKPEQETQMPVAVWIATDGSYHLVKAELTPVSNSTITMNLSEWGKQVTATKPV; encoded by the coding sequence ATGACTTTCCGGTCTCGTGCCGGTGTAATCGCCGTATCCGCCGTCGTCGCGGTGATGCTGGCGCTCACTGGCTGCTCGACTTCCGGCAAGAATGCCGGGTCGGGCCCCGCCACGAGCGCGAACCAGTCGGATGCCGCGAACATCGTCAAGCAAGCCGCCGACGCCATGCGCAAGGTCTCCGGGGCCCACATGAACCTGACCGCCCAGGGCGACATCCCCAACCTCAAGGTCGCCGAAGTCGACGGCGACATGTCCACCAAGCCCAAGCCGGTAGCCACCGGTACGGCGAAGGTGAGCCTCGGCAAGGAGGGCGGCGATCAAACCGTGAAGTTCGTCTACGTCGACGACCACTTCTACTCCGACCTCGGCGAGCCCGGTAAGTACACCGATTTCGGCAACGGCGCGTCGATCTACAACATCGGGGCGGTCCTCGACCCGGACAAGGGACTGGCCAATGTGCTGGCCAACATGAAGGACCCGAAGAGCGCCGGCAACGAGCAGGTCAATGGCATCGCCACGACGAAGATCACCGGAACCTGCTCATCGAGCGACATTGCGCTGCTGGCGGGCTCGCCCAAGAAGCCGGAGCAGGAAACGCAGATGCCCGTCGCGGTCTGGATCGCCACCGACGGCTCGTATCACCTGGTGAAGGCGGAGCTGACTCCGGTGTCGAATTCGACGATCACGATGAACCTTTCCGAGTGGGGCAAGCAGGTCACCGCCACCAAGCCGGTCTAG
- a CDS encoding DUF7373 family lipoprotein has protein sequence MPTLRHRAATAALAATLCPGFVAGCASTVVGEAMKAPGSSDSVDVALLDTGPYPTHATHPFGKADTPENGAYLEAVRMAEFVTGPWEVDATLRKQALPNGSLSTLKTLKAQIGDEPSQAAAAHSFITAFVSSRNLMGPGEAKGLSNMVMRFPDADAAAAAAKEMGAAELRMESSVTTPHVPVTIPRHPEAFAASFENKVWGHVVASYAAHGPYVLYQFANTKDRPEIDDQLVATALDIQASRIDDFQPTDPDKLADLPVDPTGQLLARTMPPTQGENPLPTAGVYQPGAELHFEYDPAEAGQLFTAAGVEVVTQRWRTRVYQAHDATGAARVVNRFVLDTAAKPMPGINGLPDAKCFDQGENIGPLRFACLAAVERYAYIAMAGQEAQAKQIASAQYRILAGK, from the coding sequence ATGCCGACGCTGAGGCACCGGGCGGCCACGGCGGCGCTGGCCGCGACGCTGTGTCCGGGGTTTGTGGCCGGCTGTGCGTCGACCGTGGTCGGGGAGGCGATGAAGGCCCCCGGATCGAGCGATTCGGTGGACGTGGCGCTGCTGGACACCGGCCCGTACCCGACGCATGCCACCCACCCGTTCGGCAAAGCCGATACCCCCGAGAACGGCGCCTATCTCGAGGCGGTGCGGATGGCCGAATTCGTCACCGGGCCATGGGAAGTCGACGCCACCCTGCGCAAGCAGGCCTTGCCCAACGGGTCGCTGTCCACCCTCAAGACGCTCAAAGCGCAAATCGGCGACGAGCCCTCCCAGGCGGCGGCCGCACATAGCTTCATCACCGCGTTTGTCAGCTCGCGCAACCTGATGGGCCCCGGCGAGGCGAAGGGCTTGTCGAATATGGTGATGCGATTTCCCGACGCCGACGCGGCGGCCGCGGCCGCTAAGGAGATGGGGGCCGCAGAGCTGCGGATGGAATCGTCGGTCACCACGCCCCACGTGCCGGTGACGATTCCGCGCCACCCGGAGGCGTTCGCGGCGTCGTTCGAGAACAAGGTGTGGGGCCACGTGGTGGCCAGCTACGCCGCGCACGGCCCCTACGTCCTGTATCAATTCGCCAACACCAAGGACCGGCCCGAGATAGACGACCAGCTGGTTGCCACCGCCCTCGACATACAGGCATCCCGAATCGACGACTTCCAACCCACCGATCCGGACAAGCTGGCCGATCTGCCGGTCGACCCGACCGGCCAGCTGCTGGCCCGCACGATGCCGCCGACGCAGGGGGAAAACCCGCTGCCCACGGCAGGGGTTTACCAGCCCGGCGCCGAGCTGCACTTCGAATACGACCCCGCCGAAGCGGGGCAGCTGTTCACCGCCGCCGGTGTCGAGGTGGTCACCCAGCGCTGGCGCACCCGGGTGTATCAGGCCCACGACGCCACCGGGGCGGCCCGCGTGGTCAACCGGTTCGTGCTCGACACCGCGGCTAAGCCGATGCCCGGTATCAACGGCCTGCCGGACGCCAAGTGCTTCGACCAGGGCGAGAACATCGGCCCGTTGCGCTTTGCGTGCCTGGCTGCCGTCGAGCGGTACGCGTACATCGCGATGGCCGGTCAGGAAGCCCAGGCGAAGCAGATTGCGTCGGCCCAGTACCGCATCCTCGCCGGTAAGTAG
- a CDS encoding DUF4878 domain-containing protein, translating to MTEWSYEGNGYAPAPSDTDLAAAPQPDQQFAASEHYRAHDQWWAPPQPTVVPQAVPTQGGWPPFAPAHYGPPRKSRAPLVITLGVIAVAVTVMVVAVIAVRAIGLGIGGEGSPSDTVKGYLEALSRGDADTALSYSNDQPASKEFLTDDVLKRQITKWPITNIRILNAADADHSFGFAEVHAVATFGDQTSDTTLSVKKVDGHWKLDSATIKLDLSNPGGMDNQALQTLTIFGRPAGQSAAYVFPGWVDLGSSNANLAVKSKPMLLDSLRSTGGLYLSDVTFELSDAGKAAVMSALAKSLEGCTASPMLAPPNCPQNDYDPSIVDGTVVWGTPDLSGVKVGFFDPYRLQATIAGPIVFPLTAQARAGGTKQATTTSFISATADVSTSPPQITAR from the coding sequence GTGACCGAATGGTCTTATGAGGGCAATGGTTACGCGCCGGCCCCGTCCGATACGGATTTGGCCGCAGCGCCCCAGCCGGATCAGCAGTTCGCAGCAAGCGAACACTACCGCGCGCACGATCAGTGGTGGGCGCCCCCGCAGCCGACGGTCGTGCCGCAGGCTGTTCCAACGCAGGGCGGCTGGCCCCCATTCGCCCCGGCGCACTATGGCCCGCCCCGCAAATCCCGCGCACCACTGGTGATCACGCTGGGTGTGATCGCGGTGGCCGTGACCGTGATGGTGGTAGCGGTGATCGCGGTCCGTGCGATTGGCCTCGGCATCGGTGGTGAAGGATCGCCCAGCGACACGGTGAAGGGCTATCTGGAGGCGCTGTCGCGCGGCGATGCCGACACCGCCCTGTCCTACAGCAATGATCAGCCGGCGTCGAAGGAGTTCCTGACCGACGACGTGCTCAAACGACAGATCACCAAGTGGCCGATCACCAACATCCGAATCCTCAACGCCGCCGACGCCGATCACAGCTTCGGCTTCGCAGAAGTGCACGCGGTGGCAACCTTCGGCGACCAAACGTCGGATACGACGTTGAGCGTCAAGAAAGTCGACGGCCACTGGAAGCTTGACAGCGCCACCATCAAGCTCGATCTGTCCAATCCCGGCGGGATGGACAACCAGGCCCTGCAGACTCTCACCATCTTCGGCCGACCCGCAGGCCAGTCCGCCGCATACGTGTTCCCCGGCTGGGTCGACCTCGGGTCGTCCAACGCAAACCTGGCCGTCAAATCCAAACCGATGCTGCTGGACAGCCTTCGTAGTACTGGGGGCCTGTACCTTTCCGATGTCACGTTCGAGTTGAGTGACGCCGGCAAGGCCGCGGTGATGTCCGCACTGGCGAAAAGCCTTGAAGGATGCACGGCATCGCCGATGTTGGCACCACCGAACTGCCCGCAGAACGACTACGACCCGTCGATCGTCGACGGAACCGTGGTCTGGGGCACGCCGGACCTAAGCGGCGTCAAGGTCGGCTTTTTCGACCCGTACCGGCTGCAGGCGACGATCGCCGGCCCGATCGTCTTCCCGCTCACCGCGCAGGCCCGCGCCGGCGGCACCAAGCAGGCCACTACCACCAGTTTCATTTCGGCCACGGCAGATGTGTCCACGAGTCCACCGCAGATCACGGCGCGGTAG
- a CDS encoding DUF4333 domain-containing protein: MSAPEGPEHTRPWTPSQSGGPSEEETRPAQRPEQAGSEQAAGQQSDNADATRAWGPSAQPQQPEQAGQQSGNADATRAWGPSAPPQQAGSEQAAGQQPGNADATRAWGQPAPPQPSYQPPAAPYQQSQSESQQTAQYQQSSPSAGQHQQYGQPPGYPQQPGQGAPQYGQPQAQYGGWNAQPQGAPQFGDAFGPGGAPKRSKRSKGRIAAVAGALLLIVVVAAAVVGFFMRDYFFTKKLDISKAQDGVQQILTDQTNGYGVKNVQGVKCNNGQNPTVKKGDTFNCEVTIDGTKRQVTVTFHDDKGAYEVGRPK, from the coding sequence ATGAGCGCACCGGAGGGACCCGAACACACCCGGCCGTGGACGCCTTCACAGTCGGGTGGTCCATCGGAGGAGGAGACGAGGCCCGCGCAGCGGCCCGAGCAGGCCGGTTCAGAGCAAGCGGCAGGCCAGCAGTCCGACAATGCCGATGCGACCCGCGCCTGGGGGCCGTCGGCCCAGCCGCAGCAGCCCGAGCAGGCCGGGCAGCAGTCCGGTAACGCTGATGCGACCCGGGCGTGGGGCCCGTCGGCTCCGCCGCAGCAGGCCGGTTCAGAGCAAGCGGCGGGCCAGCAGCCCGGCAACGCCGACGCGACCCGCGCCTGGGGGCAGCCGGCACCGCCACAGCCGTCATACCAGCCGCCGGCCGCGCCATACCAGCAGAGCCAATCGGAGTCGCAACAAACGGCGCAATACCAGCAGTCGTCGCCTTCGGCAGGCCAGCACCAGCAGTACGGGCAGCCACCCGGCTACCCGCAGCAGCCGGGCCAGGGCGCCCCGCAGTACGGCCAGCCGCAGGCCCAGTACGGCGGTTGGAACGCACAGCCTCAAGGAGCTCCGCAGTTCGGCGACGCATTCGGACCGGGCGGGGCTCCCAAGCGCTCCAAGCGTTCCAAGGGCCGCATCGCCGCGGTGGCCGGAGCGCTGCTGCTCATCGTCGTCGTGGCGGCGGCGGTTGTGGGCTTCTTCATGCGCGACTATTTCTTCACCAAGAAGCTCGACATCAGCAAGGCCCAGGACGGCGTTCAGCAGATTCTGACCGACCAGACAAACGGATACGGGGTCAAGAACGTCCAGGGCGTCAAGTGCAACAACGGTCAGAACCCGACCGTGAAAAAGGGTGACACCTTCAACTGCGAGGTCACCATCGACGGCACCAAGCGGCAAGTGACCGTCACGTTCCACGACGACAAAGGTGCCTACGAGGTCGGCAGACCCAAGTGA
- a CDS encoding DUF7373 family lipoprotein, translating to MIKDVGSVQLVRRVAVAAAAVTMLAGCGSSVVSGSPMTAPGAAQGQNPGGGQVDVASLNTGNYPTTPAPPLGNAGSEEQGRVLEAQRLANNVVGPWEVDPALVTGISFQTSVIEDMSPGINKGFGNITDSKIAEAAQPDHFLLGFASTRRMEGPELARRLTNAVLRFADPASAAAAAADMSAKALTVNVDIYQKRPMPIPGHSDAQASTYDLPDDETHGKVGAVMSFTPHGTYVLYQYATSKDGVDAAAQLISGTLDRQKPLIDRFYAADPAGFADLPRDPTGLLARVLPRTGTYADNPNMMAVFEPRAALNYQLDPIKDAENFNKAGVAHVAAGKTNVYETIDETAAGQLRDAFADEVTTLLQPPDKPAEPVPHLPGSKCFAPTGKDPNASFSCYAVADRYLIEASSGQLSDTQQQTAAQYRMLMAK from the coding sequence ATGATTAAGGACGTCGGGTCGGTTCAGCTCGTGCGCCGCGTCGCCGTCGCGGCCGCGGCGGTGACGATGCTGGCCGGCTGTGGCAGCAGCGTGGTGTCAGGTTCGCCGATGACGGCGCCCGGGGCCGCCCAGGGGCAGAACCCGGGCGGTGGGCAGGTCGACGTCGCGTCGCTGAATACCGGCAACTACCCGACCACACCGGCACCGCCACTGGGCAATGCCGGCAGCGAAGAGCAGGGCCGGGTACTGGAAGCCCAGCGGTTGGCCAACAACGTGGTCGGCCCGTGGGAGGTCGATCCGGCCCTGGTAACGGGGATCTCGTTCCAGACGTCGGTGATCGAAGACATGTCGCCCGGCATCAACAAGGGCTTCGGCAACATCACCGACTCCAAGATCGCCGAGGCGGCGCAACCGGACCACTTCCTCCTCGGGTTCGCCTCCACCAGGAGAATGGAAGGTCCGGAGCTGGCAAGAAGGCTGACCAACGCGGTGCTGCGCTTCGCCGACCCGGCATCCGCCGCGGCGGCGGCCGCCGACATGTCGGCCAAGGCGCTCACGGTCAATGTCGACATCTACCAGAAGCGGCCCATGCCGATCCCGGGTCATTCCGACGCGCAGGCATCCACCTACGACCTGCCCGACGATGAGACACATGGCAAGGTCGGTGCCGTCATGTCGTTCACCCCGCACGGCACCTACGTGTTGTATCAATACGCGACATCCAAAGACGGCGTCGATGCGGCCGCCCAACTGATTTCGGGCACCCTGGATCGCCAAAAGCCGCTCATCGACCGGTTCTATGCGGCCGACCCGGCGGGGTTCGCCGATCTGCCGCGCGACCCGACCGGGCTGCTGGCCCGCGTCCTGCCGCGCACCGGCACCTACGCCGACAACCCCAACATGATGGCGGTCTTCGAGCCGCGGGCCGCGCTGAACTATCAGCTCGATCCGATCAAGGACGCGGAGAATTTCAACAAGGCCGGGGTCGCACACGTTGCAGCGGGAAAGACCAATGTCTATGAAACCATCGATGAGACGGCCGCCGGCCAGCTGCGCGACGCATTCGCCGATGAAGTGACCACGCTGCTGCAGCCGCCGGACAAACCCGCCGAGCCGGTGCCGCACCTGCCGGGCAGCAAGTGTTTTGCACCCACCGGCAAAGACCCGAATGCTTCCTTCTCGTGTTATGCGGTGGCCGATCGGTACCTGATCGAAGCATCCTCGGGCCAACTGTCTGATACGCAGCAACAAACCGCCGCCCAATACCGCATGCTGATGGCCAAATGA
- a CDS encoding sensor domain-containing protein, which produces MVSAAGRMVSSMLVVLAVGTGCTNVVAGAVRPAPGITPRPLTGDTVKQVLLDNQQLGKMFDQSYKDNPNLPPRFGGANLLYESAASPPECTGVTSMLTKDAYADAKVEQVADESWWNASGYEENPAIIAVHEAVIALPGAGAADTAFATASEQWHRCDGRSVRDRNFDYQVSNVRAVNSVVAATVADTHIVLIWKARAVGVRVNCLVDVEVTFFSEGPGNDKQPRRSKSADINTAAIDVAHAMMNKVSALS; this is translated from the coding sequence GTGGTCAGTGCCGCCGGCCGGATGGTGTCGTCGATGCTGGTGGTGCTCGCGGTGGGGACCGGCTGCACGAACGTTGTCGCCGGCGCGGTGCGCCCGGCCCCGGGCATTACACCGCGCCCGCTCACCGGCGACACCGTCAAGCAGGTGCTTCTCGACAATCAGCAGCTGGGCAAGATGTTCGACCAGTCCTACAAAGACAATCCGAACCTGCCGCCCCGGTTCGGCGGCGCCAACCTGCTGTACGAATCGGCTGCTTCGCCGCCCGAATGCACCGGGGTGACCTCCATGCTGACCAAGGACGCCTACGCAGACGCAAAGGTTGAGCAGGTCGCCGACGAGAGCTGGTGGAATGCCAGCGGCTATGAGGAGAACCCGGCGATCATCGCCGTGCACGAAGCTGTCATCGCGCTACCGGGCGCCGGTGCCGCCGACACAGCCTTCGCGACAGCCAGTGAGCAGTGGCACCGCTGCGACGGCCGAAGCGTTCGTGACCGCAATTTTGATTACCAGGTCAGCAACGTGCGGGCGGTCAATTCCGTTGTGGCAGCGACCGTGGCGGATACCCACATCGTGTTGATCTGGAAGGCGCGTGCCGTCGGTGTGCGGGTGAACTGCCTCGTCGACGTCGAGGTGACCTTCTTCAGCGAAGGCCCCGGCAATGACAAGCAGCCCCGGCGCAGCAAGTCCGCCGACATCAACACCGCCGCCATCGACGTCGCGCACGCCATGATGAACAAGGTCAGCGCGCTGAGCTAA
- a CDS encoding DUF4189 domain-containing protein: protein MAMTARRAAVCIAVAGAALVGATITPASPAAHAAIYYGAIAYSSNGSWGRTADWETRQAAEQLAVGACGYTDCKVLSSFTGCGAVANDGRYYQGGVGPTITAAMADAKSRLPGSWIDTWICN, encoded by the coding sequence ATGGCAATGACCGCTCGACGAGCTGCGGTCTGCATCGCAGTCGCCGGCGCCGCACTGGTGGGGGCGACGATCACCCCCGCGAGCCCCGCGGCGCACGCGGCGATCTACTACGGCGCGATCGCGTACTCCTCCAACGGCTCGTGGGGCCGAACGGCGGACTGGGAAACACGTCAGGCCGCCGAACAGCTCGCCGTCGGCGCGTGTGGCTACACCGACTGCAAAGTGCTGTCCAGCTTCACCGGCTGCGGCGCCGTCGCAAACGACGGTCGCTACTACCAGGGCGGGGTTGGGCCCACCATTACCGCTGCCATGGCGGACGCCAAATCGCGGCTTCCCGGCAGCTGGATCGATACCTGGATCTGCAACTGA
- a CDS encoding DUF7373 family lipoprotein: MTQRPNTSVLESETAATNMATSTSRALLAAACAAALVGCSSTVTGVALTESPSADHADVALMDTGNYRTTAGPPIGKAGKNAIAGPALEAMRMAPYVTGPWVVDSALNKPEAVPTRPLPDAKSLTLVLGDPFHRVDGGPLPDIAAAHGFIAGFSTARSSQPPDPPQAMINAVLRFPDADAAAAAAAELVAKNPQRGTAPAEPIPVPSHPESTASTYTDAAGSSVVQSFTAHGPFVLYQFVRISREPHHAALMAASALDVQEPAIDRFEPTDPAKLADLPIDPSGYLEARTLAAPDRKYAVLNTGVYAPRGALHFERDPIESARLFETAGVEWVSQLLVEVYQTHNAAGAARIVDRFAGDLSALPGVEPSAPVAGLPVASCFEQPVGWEPITNLAERGYKTSKWHFACVARADRYAYIAYSDTETDVKQQVSAQYRILAGK, from the coding sequence TTGACGCAGAGACCGAACACTTCAGTGCTGGAATCGGAGACCGCGGCAACCAACATGGCCACGTCGACATCTCGGGCGCTGCTGGCGGCGGCGTGTGCAGCGGCTCTGGTTGGCTGCAGCTCAACGGTGACCGGTGTGGCGCTCACCGAATCGCCGAGCGCCGATCACGCCGACGTGGCGCTGATGGATACCGGCAACTACCGCACCACCGCAGGTCCCCCGATCGGGAAGGCGGGAAAGAACGCCATTGCCGGGCCCGCCCTGGAAGCCATGCGCATGGCGCCCTATGTCACCGGCCCATGGGTGGTAGACAGCGCGCTGAACAAGCCGGAGGCCGTGCCCACCCGACCGCTGCCCGATGCAAAAAGTTTGACGCTGGTCCTCGGTGATCCTTTCCACCGGGTCGACGGCGGCCCGCTGCCGGATATCGCTGCGGCGCATGGGTTTATCGCGGGGTTTTCCACCGCGCGCAGCTCGCAACCTCCCGACCCGCCGCAGGCAATGATCAACGCGGTGCTGCGGTTCCCCGACGCTGATGCTGCCGCGGCGGCTGCCGCCGAGCTGGTCGCCAAAAATCCTCAACGCGGCACCGCCCCGGCAGAACCCATTCCCGTGCCCAGCCACCCCGAGTCGACCGCATCGACGTACACCGACGCGGCCGGATCGTCAGTGGTGCAAAGCTTCACCGCCCACGGACCGTTTGTGCTCTACCAATTCGTGCGGATTTCCCGCGAGCCGCACCATGCGGCCCTGATGGCTGCATCCGCCCTCGATGTGCAAGAACCCGCGATCGACCGTTTCGAACCGACCGATCCGGCCAAGCTGGCCGATCTGCCGATCGACCCAAGCGGATACCTTGAAGCGCGCACCCTGGCCGCGCCGGACCGCAAGTACGCGGTCCTCAACACCGGGGTGTATGCACCGCGCGGTGCCCTGCATTTCGAACGCGACCCGATCGAATCGGCCCGGCTCTTCGAGACCGCCGGCGTCGAATGGGTATCTCAACTGCTGGTCGAGGTGTATCAAACCCACAACGCCGCCGGGGCGGCCCGCATCGTTGACCGCTTCGCCGGCGATCTGAGTGCGCTGCCCGGCGTCGAACCGAGCGCCCCGGTTGCCGGCCTGCCGGTGGCCAGCTGCTTCGAACAGCCCGTCGGCTGGGAGCCGATCACCAACCTTGCCGAACGCGGCTACAAGACATCGAAGTGGCATTTTGCCTGCGTCGCCCGCGCCGACCGCTACGCCTACATCGCCTACTCCGACACCGAAACCGACGTCAAACAGCAAGTCTCGGCGCAGTATCGGATCCTGGCCGGCAAATAG